In one Paraburkholderia megapolitana genomic region, the following are encoded:
- a CDS encoding FAD/NAD(P)-dependent oxidoreductase yields MTHDDARIVIVGAGPAGVRAAQTLVAAGLSPVVIDENARWGGQIYRQPPAGAAFVRSKATLYGFEARKADALHTTMAALLPQLDYRPDTLAWACEPGYLDTLHAGREARVPFSHLIIASGATDRVLPVPGWTLPGVYTLGGAQVALKAQGCAIGRRVVLAGTGSLLYLVAYQYAKAGAQIAAVLDTSSWSQQIAAAPRLARLPSTFAKGLYYVGWLKAHGVRIERGVTIDGIDGERFVTGITWRRQSGRDAVLQTLACDAVGIGFGLRPETQLADLAGCRFHFDTLNRCWLPELDDAGRSSVRGIYLAGDGAGIAGADAAEAAGRRTALALLDDLGIAHPRIDGQPDAAQLARKLQRIAVFRSGIEAAFAPPAGCTSHWPDSMTVCRCEEIDTGTLRQCIRAGDAVEINRLKALTRVGMGRCQGRMCGEAAAALLSEETGLPLEAVGRVRSQAPIKPIPMSPALYTEGVTAIPEEARDE; encoded by the coding sequence ATGACGCACGACGACGCTCGCATCGTGATCGTCGGAGCCGGGCCGGCTGGCGTGCGCGCCGCACAGACGCTCGTCGCCGCGGGACTGTCGCCGGTGGTGATCGACGAGAACGCGCGCTGGGGCGGCCAGATCTATCGTCAGCCACCTGCAGGTGCTGCATTCGTCCGCTCAAAAGCTACGCTGTACGGCTTCGAAGCGCGCAAGGCCGATGCGCTGCATACGACGATGGCTGCTCTGCTGCCGCAACTCGACTACCGGCCGGACACGCTCGCGTGGGCTTGCGAACCTGGCTATCTCGACACGCTGCATGCAGGCCGTGAAGCACGTGTGCCGTTCTCGCACCTGATCATCGCGAGCGGTGCAACTGATCGCGTGCTGCCGGTGCCGGGCTGGACGCTGCCCGGCGTCTATACGCTCGGCGGTGCGCAGGTTGCGTTAAAAGCGCAGGGCTGCGCGATCGGCCGACGTGTCGTGCTTGCGGGTACGGGATCGCTGCTATACCTCGTTGCGTATCAATACGCAAAAGCCGGTGCGCAGATCGCCGCCGTGCTCGACACGAGCAGCTGGTCGCAACAGATCGCCGCGGCACCTCGGCTCGCACGCCTGCCATCGACTTTCGCGAAAGGGCTTTACTACGTCGGTTGGCTCAAGGCGCATGGGGTGCGGATCGAACGCGGCGTGACGATCGACGGTATTGATGGGGAACGCTTCGTCACCGGGATTACGTGGCGGCGGCAAAGCGGACGCGATGCCGTTTTACAAACGCTAGCTTGCGACGCGGTCGGGATCGGCTTCGGCCTGCGTCCCGAGACGCAGCTCGCGGATCTCGCCGGTTGCCGCTTCCACTTCGACACGCTGAATCGCTGCTGGCTGCCCGAACTCGATGACGCCGGCCGCAGTTCCGTGCGCGGTATTTATCTGGCCGGCGATGGCGCGGGCATTGCCGGCGCCGATGCAGCGGAAGCTGCGGGACGTCGCACGGCACTCGCCCTGCTCGACGATCTTGGCATCGCGCATCCGCGTATCGACGGTCAACCGGATGCCGCACAACTCGCACGCAAGCTGCAACGCATCGCTGTGTTTCGTAGCGGCATCGAGGCTGCATTCGCACCGCCCGCAGGCTGCACGTCGCACTGGCCGGACAGCATGACCGTGTGCCGCTGCGAAGAAATCGACACGGGCACATTGCGGCAATGCATTCGTGCCGGCGACGCAGTCGAGATCAACCGTCTGAAAGCGTTGACGCGCGTCGGCATGGGCCGCTGCCAGGGACGTATGTGTGGCGAAGCCGCTGCCGCACTGCTCAGCGAGGAAACCGGCTTACCGCTCGAAGCCGTCGGCCGCGTGCGCAGCCAGGCGCCGATCAAGCCGATTCCGATGTCGCCCGCGCTGTACACGGAAGGCGTAACGGCAATTCCCGAAGAGGCCCGCGATGAATGA
- the panE gene encoding 2-dehydropantoate 2-reductase has protein sequence MRILVVGAGAVGGYFGGRLVQAGRDVTFLVRPARAAQLKDAGLVIRSPHGDATPRDVKTVLADGITGPFDVVLLSCKAYHLDDAIASFAPAVGPNTAILPLLNGMRHIDVLTQKFSAERVLGGQCVIAATLNAAREIVHLNDMHAMSFGELAGGSSERVRAIAAQLEGAGFDARPADNVLQQMWEKWVFLASLAASTCLYRASVGDILATPDGRKLIEGILAEARAVSAHNGHPVGDAFEGRANTVLFTEGSPMTASMMRDVENHAPTEADHILGDLIARGGDAQHGDALSLLRIAYSHLKAYATREARGA, from the coding sequence ATGCGGATTCTCGTGGTAGGAGCGGGAGCAGTCGGCGGTTATTTCGGCGGACGTCTTGTGCAGGCGGGGCGCGATGTGACGTTTCTCGTGCGGCCCGCGCGCGCCGCGCAACTGAAGGATGCGGGTCTCGTGATCCGCAGTCCGCACGGCGATGCGACGCCGCGTGACGTGAAGACGGTTCTTGCCGACGGCATTACCGGGCCGTTCGACGTCGTATTGCTTAGCTGCAAGGCGTACCACCTCGATGACGCAATTGCATCGTTTGCACCGGCTGTCGGACCTAACACGGCCATCTTGCCGCTGCTAAACGGCATGCGCCACATCGATGTACTCACGCAAAAATTCAGTGCGGAGCGTGTGCTCGGCGGTCAGTGTGTGATTGCCGCGACGCTGAACGCCGCACGCGAAATCGTGCATCTGAACGACATGCACGCAATGTCATTCGGCGAACTCGCAGGCGGTTCGAGCGAACGCGTACGCGCGATCGCCGCGCAACTGGAAGGCGCGGGCTTCGATGCGAGGCCCGCCGATAACGTCCTGCAGCAGATGTGGGAAAAGTGGGTATTCCTCGCCTCGCTAGCAGCGAGCACGTGTCTATATCGAGCGTCGGTGGGCGATATTCTCGCGACACCGGACGGTCGCAAGTTGATCGAAGGAATTCTGGCCGAGGCGCGCGCCGTGTCTGCGCACAACGGTCATCCGGTGGGCGACGCGTTCGAAGGCCGGGCCAACACCGTGCTGTTCACCGAAGGTTCGCCGATGACGGCCTCGATGATGCGCGATGTCGAGAATCACGCGCCGACGGAAGCGGATCACATTCTCGGCGATCTGATTGCGCGCGGCGGCGATGCGCAGCACGGCGATGCGTTGTCGCTACTGCGCATTGCATACAGCCATCTGAAAGCCTACGCGACCCGCGAAGCCCGTGGCGCATAA
- a CDS encoding NAD(P)/FAD-dependent oxidoreductase — MNEPLHYDVAIAGGGLVGASAALALAQRGLRVGLFERRFCGAQASGVNYGGVRCQGRPAEQLPLALRARRVWDRLPELLGIDGEFVVSGHLRLARSEADFAALEAYATLAREHGLDLQLIAGDTFRQRYPWLGRAALGGSLCPTDGHANPRLVSPAFARAARAAGADVREHAALDDIEYDGTRFQLRAGDLHASADWLINSAGAWANTIAGRFGETVPMQPIYPNMWVTEPLPPFITHNLGVYGGGIYARQVARGNCVIGGGRGHGDGEYGQPSTETTRAVMRDACALLPALRDALLIRTWSGVEGCTLDHNPVISASGTVPRLLHAFGFSGGGFLLAPGVGEVLADLVVDGATATPLDAFAIGRFASPAISPDVVNIAAHPVPSVHR, encoded by the coding sequence ATGAATGAACCGCTACACTACGACGTCGCGATTGCGGGCGGCGGACTGGTCGGCGCATCCGCGGCGCTCGCATTGGCGCAACGTGGTCTGCGCGTCGGGTTGTTCGAGCGGCGCTTTTGCGGCGCGCAGGCAAGCGGCGTCAACTACGGTGGCGTGCGCTGCCAGGGACGCCCTGCCGAACAGTTGCCGCTCGCGCTGCGCGCACGGCGCGTGTGGGACCGGCTGCCGGAACTGCTCGGCATCGATGGAGAATTTGTCGTGTCGGGGCATCTGCGACTTGCGCGTAGCGAAGCCGATTTCGCTGCACTCGAAGCGTATGCGACGCTCGCACGCGAACACGGTCTCGATCTGCAACTGATTGCCGGCGATACCTTTCGCCAGCGCTACCCATGGCTCGGCCGCGCGGCACTGGGCGGCTCGCTGTGCCCCACCGACGGTCACGCGAACCCGCGGCTCGTATCGCCCGCGTTTGCGCGCGCGGCACGCGCGGCCGGCGCGGACGTGCGCGAGCACGCCGCGCTCGACGACATCGAGTACGACGGCACGCGCTTCCAGTTGCGTGCCGGCGACCTGCATGCGAGCGCCGACTGGTTGATCAATTCGGCGGGCGCGTGGGCCAATACGATTGCCGGCCGATTCGGCGAAACGGTGCCGATGCAACCGATCTACCCGAACATGTGGGTCACCGAGCCGCTACCGCCGTTCATCACACACAACCTCGGCGTGTACGGCGGCGGTATCTACGCGCGCCAGGTTGCGCGCGGCAACTGCGTGATCGGCGGTGGTCGCGGACATGGCGATGGTGAATACGGTCAGCCTTCCACCGAAACGACGCGTGCCGTGATGCGCGACGCGTGCGCGCTGTTGCCTGCACTCCGCGATGCGCTACTGATCCGGACGTGGAGCGGCGTCGAGGGCTGCACGCTCGATCACAACCCGGTGATTAGTGCGAGCGGCACAGTACCGCGTCTCTTGCATGCGTTCGGGTTTTCCGGTGGCGGCTTTCTGCTTGCGCCGGGAGTCGGTGAAGTGCTCGCGGACCTGGTCGTCGACGGTGCGACTGCAACGCCGCTCGATGCGTTTGCGATCGGCCGCTTTGCGTCGCCCGCTATATCACCCGACGTAGTGAATATCGCAGCGCACCCCGTTCCGTCTGTCCATCGTTAA
- a CDS encoding ABC transporter substrate-binding protein has protein sequence MKLSATIAATAALCLCTVAAPAWSQSKTLYIGMNGGPMEKAYTSQVLPDFEKANNVKVVVVPGTSSDVLAKLLANRNSPQIHVAFLDDGVMSRAVSMGVCQKLDDAPVLKELYPFARMKGDVGAGVQLGMTGIAYNKKLFAEKGWAPPTSWMDFADPKYKGKVVFQSASSSTFGLHGFLAINRLLGGSEQNVEPGFTKWATTVGPNVVEYIPNSAKISEMVQTGEAGLFPLTPTAVSDLQDKGIPVAYVNPKEGPVLLLVDVCVVNHNPDPQLAQKLAQFLLSAPAQTKAAEAGKQIPTNRLAKMPAPMQQSLGNLDDLVRKVTVVDWDTINAHRAQWDTRWNREIER, from the coding sequence ATGAAACTGTCTGCTACGATCGCGGCCACTGCCGCGTTATGTCTGTGCACGGTGGCCGCGCCCGCGTGGTCGCAAAGCAAGACGCTTTACATCGGCATGAACGGCGGCCCGATGGAAAAAGCCTATACGAGTCAGGTCTTACCCGACTTCGAAAAGGCAAACAATGTGAAGGTCGTGGTGGTGCCGGGTACCTCGTCCGATGTACTCGCCAAGCTACTCGCAAATCGCAACAGCCCGCAGATCCACGTTGCGTTCCTCGACGACGGTGTGATGTCGCGCGCGGTCAGCATGGGCGTGTGCCAGAAGCTCGACGACGCGCCGGTGCTCAAGGAGTTGTATCCGTTCGCGCGCATGAAGGGCGACGTCGGCGCGGGCGTTCAGCTCGGCATGACCGGCATCGCGTACAACAAGAAACTGTTCGCCGAAAAAGGCTGGGCGCCGCCCACGTCATGGATGGACTTCGCCGATCCGAAGTACAAGGGCAAGGTGGTGTTCCAGTCGGCGTCGAGCAGCACGTTCGGGTTGCACGGCTTTCTCGCGATCAACCGTCTGCTCGGCGGTAGTGAGCAGAATGTCGAACCTGGCTTCACGAAGTGGGCGACGACAGTTGGGCCGAACGTCGTCGAGTACATTCCGAACTCGGCGAAAATTTCGGAGATGGTGCAGACCGGCGAAGCAGGACTTTTCCCGCTCACGCCGACGGCTGTCAGCGACCTGCAGGACAAAGGCATTCCAGTGGCTTACGTGAATCCGAAGGAAGGCCCGGTGTTGCTGCTCGTAGATGTCTGCGTCGTCAACCACAACCCGGACCCGCAACTCGCACAGAAGCTTGCGCAGTTCCTGCTGTCCGCACCCGCGCAAACCAAAGCTGCCGAAGCCGGCAAGCAGATCCCGACCAACCGCCTCGCGAAGATGCCCGCGCCGATGCAGCAGAGTCTCGGCAATCTCGACGATCTGGTGCGCAAGGTGACGGTGGTGGACTGGGACACGATCAACGCACATCGCGCGCAGTGGGATACGCGCTGGAATCGCGAGATTGAACGGTGA
- a CDS encoding ABC transporter permease, with translation MRKNGPLALAFHTLVILFVLAPLAIVVLVAFTPDETLTLPTHGFSLRWFRAILDYPDFVSAFFNSLKLAFASATLSLLVALPAGLAIGRARFPGRSFLNGLLLSPLVIPGLVLGIALLRFFALVGATGSFAWLVLAHMVIITPFVMRLVLASVSGLDRSIEHAAQSLGADAWTAFRRVTLPMILPGITGGWLLAFINSFDELTMSIFVTSPQTVTLPVRMYMYAIESIDPMMASVSALVIFITAGAMLLLDRVYGLNRILIGQH, from the coding sequence ATGAGAAAGAACGGTCCACTCGCCCTCGCCTTCCATACGCTCGTCATCCTGTTCGTGCTCGCGCCGCTCGCAATCGTCGTGCTGGTTGCGTTCACACCCGATGAAACGTTGACGCTGCCCACGCACGGCTTTTCGCTGCGCTGGTTCCGCGCGATTCTCGATTATCCCGACTTCGTCAGTGCGTTCTTCAACAGCCTGAAGCTCGCGTTCGCGTCGGCGACGCTGTCGTTGCTCGTTGCGCTGCCAGCAGGGCTTGCAATTGGCCGTGCGCGTTTTCCGGGTCGCAGCTTCCTGAACGGCCTGCTGCTATCGCCGCTGGTTATTCCAGGACTCGTACTCGGTATCGCATTGCTGCGTTTTTTCGCGCTGGTTGGCGCAACCGGCTCGTTTGCGTGGCTCGTGCTCGCACACATGGTGATCATCACGCCGTTCGTGATGCGCCTCGTACTCGCGTCGGTAAGCGGACTCGATCGCAGCATCGAACACGCTGCGCAGTCACTCGGCGCCGACGCATGGACCGCTTTCCGCCGCGTCACGCTACCGATGATCCTGCCCGGCATCACCGGCGGCTGGCTGCTCGCGTTTATCAACAGCTTCGACGAGCTGACCATGTCGATCTTCGTCACGTCGCCGCAAACGGTCACGTTGCCGGTGCGCATGTACATGTACGCGATCGAATCGATCGATCCGATGATGGCATCCGTCTCGGCGCTCGTGATCTTCATTACCGCAGGCGCGATGCTGTTGCTCGATCGCGTGTACGGACTCAACCGCATTCTGATCGGTCAGCATTGA
- a CDS encoding (2Fe-2S)-binding protein: MSSSDSHSFDPQAAGAQFVRLAETQRASLAFVLDGRPVVALAGDTVLTAILTQQRSVRASEFSGEPRAGFCLIGACQDCWVRTEDGTRIRACSTQIAEGMRIVTRALAGLPGADQ; encoded by the coding sequence ATGTCTTCTTCTGATTCGCACTCGTTCGATCCTCAAGCGGCCGGCGCGCAGTTCGTCCGGCTCGCCGAAACGCAGCGCGCGTCGCTTGCGTTCGTGCTCGATGGGCGGCCGGTTGTGGCGCTCGCCGGCGATACCGTTCTCACCGCGATCCTCACGCAACAGCGCAGCGTACGCGCGAGCGAATTCAGCGGCGAACCGCGCGCGGGCTTTTGCCTGATCGGCGCGTGTCAGGACTGCTGGGTCCGTACTGAAGACGGCACACGTATCCGTGCGTGCTCGACGCAGATTGCCGAAGGTATGCGTATCGTCACACGTGCGCTGGCCGGTCTGCCTGGAGCCGATCAATGA